The following proteins come from a genomic window of Pseudomonas sp. Z8(2022):
- a CDS encoding MucB/RseB C-terminal domain-containing protein, with amino-acid sequence MRAIPLCLLGGLLVLPVQASEVQDLLGRLAAAERQQSFQGTFIYERNGSFSTHAVWHRVEEGGQIRERLLQLDGPAQEVLKVDGQAQCVTGSLADQVSEGQAWPARQLDAEQLGNWYNMRVAGQSRIANRPADVLVLEPKDQHRYGFELYLDREAGLPLKSLLLNERGQLLERFQFAQLDTSTPVENAMQPSSACRAVRLRAADSMAEGSWRSDWLPPGFTLATAQLRRDPASEEAVAYLMYGDGLARFSVFIEPLNGSVVDDARSQLGPTVAVSRRMSTNTGDVMVTVVGEIPLGTAERIALSMRAGVPEQASQ; translated from the coding sequence ATGCGCGCGATTCCCCTCTGCCTGCTTGGAGGTCTGCTGGTATTGCCGGTGCAGGCCTCTGAAGTGCAGGACTTGCTTGGACGCCTTGCCGCGGCGGAGCGTCAGCAAAGTTTTCAGGGCACGTTCATCTATGAGCGTAATGGCAGTTTCTCCACTCATGCCGTATGGCATCGGGTGGAAGAGGGGGGGCAGATTCGCGAGCGTCTTCTGCAGCTCGACGGCCCGGCGCAGGAAGTACTCAAAGTCGATGGTCAGGCGCAGTGCGTCACGGGCTCGCTGGCCGACCAGGTCAGTGAAGGGCAGGCCTGGCCTGCCCGTCAGCTGGACGCAGAGCAGCTGGGCAACTGGTACAACATGCGTGTTGCCGGCCAGTCGCGCATTGCCAATCGCCCGGCTGATGTACTGGTGCTTGAGCCCAAGGATCAGCATCGTTACGGCTTCGAACTTTACCTCGACCGGGAAGCCGGCCTGCCTCTCAAATCCCTGCTGCTGAATGAGCGTGGCCAGCTTCTGGAGCGCTTTCAGTTCGCCCAGCTGGACACGTCTACCCCTGTTGAGAACGCCATGCAGCCCAGTTCTGCCTGTCGTGCGGTGCGCTTGCGTGCAGCCGACAGCATGGCTGAGGGCAGTTGGCGCTCGGACTGGCTGCCGCCGGGCTTTACCCTCGCTACGGCGCAGCTGCGTCGGGATCCTGCTTCCGAAGAAGCTGTCGCCTACCTGATGTATGGCGATGGTCTGGCGCGTTTTTCGGTTTTCATCGAGCCCCTCAACGGCAGCGTTGTCGACGATGCGCGCAGCCAGTTGGGTCCGACCGTGGCCGTCTCGCGGCGGATGAGTACCAATACCGGTGACGTGATGGTGACCGTGGTCGGTGAAATTCCTCTGGGAACCGCAGAGCGTATCGCGCTGTCCATGCGTGCCGGAGTGCCTGAACAGGCCAGCCAATGA
- the lepB gene encoding signal peptidase I — MSINFPLLLVIAVAVCGFLALIDLILLAPRRRAAIAAYQGRVDDPDDRVLERLSKEPLLVEYGKSFFPVLAIVLVLRSFLVEPFQIPSGSMKPTLEVGDFILVNKFAYGIRLPVIDTKVIEVDNPQRGDVMVFRYPSDPTINYIKRVVGLPGDRIEYTQGKRLLVNGEPVAEKLIGEEAGSLGSAMLYQERLGQVEHTIRKEMTRMRREPGGQWVVPEGHYFMMGDNRDNSNDSRYWRDRHIPQELWGMVPDDHIVGKAFAIWMSWPEPKTGNLPNFSRVGVIH, encoded by the coding sequence ATGTCGATCAATTTCCCGCTCCTGTTGGTTATCGCGGTTGCCGTTTGCGGCTTCCTGGCCCTGATCGATCTGATTCTGCTGGCTCCGCGCCGCCGTGCGGCGATTGCAGCCTACCAGGGGCGGGTCGACGATCCTGATGACCGGGTGCTGGAGCGCCTGAGCAAGGAGCCGTTGCTAGTCGAGTACGGCAAATCCTTCTTTCCGGTACTGGCCATCGTGCTGGTGCTGCGTTCCTTCCTGGTCGAGCCGTTCCAGATTCCTTCCGGTTCGATGAAGCCGACCCTGGAAGTGGGTGATTTCATCCTGGTGAACAAGTTCGCCTATGGCATTCGCCTGCCGGTGATCGATACCAAGGTGATCGAGGTGGATAACCCGCAGCGCGGCGATGTGATGGTGTTCCGCTACCCCAGCGATCCGACCATCAACTACATCAAGCGGGTGGTGGGTCTGCCGGGTGATCGTATCGAGTACACCCAGGGCAAGCGCCTGCTGGTCAATGGTGAGCCGGTGGCCGAGAAGCTGATCGGCGAAGAAGCTGGCAGCCTGGGTAGCGCGATGCTCTATCAGGAGCGTCTGGGCCAGGTCGAGCACACCATCCGCAAGGAAATGACTCGCATGCGCCGCGAGCCCGGTGGCCAGTGGGTGGTGCCGGAAGGGCACTACTTCATGATGGGCGACAACCGTGACAACTCCAACGACAGCCGTTACTGGCGTGATCGTCATATCCCTCAGGAGCTGTGGGGCATGGTCCCGGACGATCATATCGTCGGCAAGGCCTTCGCCATCTGGATGAGCTGGCCGGAGCCCAAGACCGGCAATCTGCCCAATTTCTCTCGTGTCGGCGTGATTCATTGA
- the rnc gene encoding ribonuclease III, with the protein MSPNLSRLERKLGYSFKDQDLMVLALTHRSFAGRNNERLEFLGDAILNFVAGEALFQRFPQAREGQLSRLRARLVKGETLAVLARGFELGEYLRLGSGELKSGGFRRESILADALEALIGAIYLDAGMDAARERVLDWLTGELDGLTLVDTNKDPKTRLQEFLQSRACELPRYEVVDVQGEPHCRTFMVECQVALLNEKTLGQGGSRRIAEQVAAAAALIALGVENGND; encoded by the coding sequence GTGAGCCCCAATCTGTCCCGCCTCGAGCGCAAGCTCGGTTATAGCTTCAAGGATCAGGACCTGATGGTCCTGGCCCTGACCCATCGCAGTTTCGCTGGCCGCAACAACGAGCGGCTGGAATTTCTCGGTGATGCCATTCTCAATTTCGTAGCCGGTGAGGCGCTGTTCCAGCGCTTCCCGCAGGCCCGTGAGGGCCAGCTGTCGCGTCTGCGCGCACGCCTGGTCAAAGGTGAGACGCTGGCCGTGCTGGCTCGTGGCTTCGAGCTGGGCGAGTACCTGCGCCTGGGCTCCGGTGAGCTGAAAAGCGGCGGTTTTCGCCGTGAGTCGATCCTGGCCGATGCCCTGGAGGCGCTGATCGGAGCCATCTATCTGGATGCCGGGATGGATGCGGCGCGCGAGCGTGTGCTGGACTGGCTGACCGGCGAGCTGGACGGCCTGACCCTGGTCGACACCAACAAGGATCCGAAAACGCGACTGCAGGAGTTCCTGCAGTCACGTGCCTGCGAACTGCCTCGTTACGAGGTAGTGGACGTTCAGGGCGAGCCGCACTGCCGTACCTTCATGGTCGAGTGCCAGGTGGCCCTGCTCAATGAAAAGACCCTGGGCCAGGGCGGCAGCCGGCGTATCGCCGAGCAGGTCGCTGCGGCTGCGGCACTGATCGCCCTCGGGGTGGAGAATGGCAATGACTGA
- the era gene encoding GTPase Era, with protein MTDAPVTRCGYVAIVGRPNVGKSTLLNHILGQKLAITSRKPQTTRHNMLGIKTEGEVQAVYVDTPGLHKHNDKALNRYMNRSASTALKDVDVVVFVVDRMRWTDEDQLVLEKVQHVKCPILLAVNKADRLEDKSELLPHLNWLAEQLPQAEIVPISALQGQNLDTLEKLVGERLPESEHFYPEDQITDRSSRFLAAELIREKIMRQLGAELPYQITVEIEEFKQEGRILHIHGLILVERDGQKKIIIGDKGERIKRIGQDARKDMETMFDSKVMLNLWVKVKGGWSDDERALRSLGYLD; from the coding sequence ATGACTGATGCACCTGTGACCCGCTGCGGCTACGTCGCCATCGTCGGCCGGCCCAACGTGGGCAAGTCGACGCTGCTCAACCACATCCTCGGACAGAAGCTGGCGATCACCTCGCGCAAGCCGCAAACCACCCGCCACAACATGCTCGGGATCAAGACCGAGGGCGAGGTTCAGGCCGTATACGTCGACACGCCCGGCCTGCACAAGCACAACGACAAGGCGCTCAACCGCTACATGAACCGCAGCGCATCCACCGCGCTGAAGGACGTCGACGTGGTGGTGTTCGTGGTTGACCGCATGCGCTGGACCGACGAGGACCAGTTGGTGCTGGAGAAGGTCCAGCACGTCAAGTGCCCGATCCTGCTGGCGGTGAACAAGGCCGATCGCTTGGAAGACAAGAGTGAACTGCTGCCGCACCTGAACTGGCTGGCCGAGCAGCTGCCGCAGGCCGAGATCGTGCCGATTTCCGCGCTGCAGGGGCAGAACCTCGACACCCTGGAGAAACTGGTGGGTGAGCGTCTGCCGGAATCCGAACATTTCTACCCGGAAGACCAGATCACCGACCGTTCCAGTCGCTTCCTGGCGGCCGAGCTGATTCGCGAGAAGATCATGCGCCAGCTCGGTGCCGAGCTGCCGTACCAGATCACCGTGGAGATCGAGGAGTTCAAGCAGGAGGGTCGCATCCTGCATATCCACGGCCTGATCCTGGTGGAGCGCGACGGGCAGAAGAAGATCATCATCGGCGACAAGGGCGAGCGCATCAAACGCATCGGCCAGGATGCGCGCAAGGACATGGAAACCATGTTCGACTCCAAGGTGATGCTCAATCTCTGGGTCAAGGTCAAAGGTGGCTGGTCCGACGATGAACGCGCGTTGCGTTCGCTGGGTTACCTGGACTGA
- a CDS encoding DegQ family serine endoprotease encodes MRKLKSIALLLAVALLWGQSLLAQASLPDFTDLVEEASPAVVNISTRQKMPERAVAGQPGLPDLEGLPPMFREFFERSIPQMPRNPGGRQREAQSLGSGFIISPDGYIMTNNHVVADADEIIVRLSDRSELEARLIGADPRSDVALLKVEGKNLPVVRLGKADDLKVGEWVLAIGSPFGFDHSVTAGIVSAKGRNLPSDSYVPFIQTDVAINPGNSGGPLFNLQGEVVGINSQIFTRSGGFMGLSFAIPMEVAMQVADQLKADGKVTRGWLGVVIQEVNKDLAESFGLDKPAGALVAQVLEDGPADKGGLQVGDVILNLNGKPIIMSADLPHLVGGLKPGQKAELDVVRDGSRKKLSVTVGTLPEEGQELAASGPAQGGERSSNRLGVTVVELTAEQKKGLDLKGGVVVKEVLNGPAAMIGLRPGDVITHLNNQAIDSTRTFTQVAQELPKNRSVSMRVLRQGRASFITFKLAE; translated from the coding sequence ATGAGAAAACTCAAGTCCATTGCACTGCTGCTGGCGGTTGCCTTGCTCTGGGGGCAGAGCCTGCTGGCCCAGGCCAGCCTGCCTGATTTTACCGATCTGGTAGAGGAAGCTTCGCCTGCGGTCGTCAACATCAGTACCCGGCAGAAGATGCCCGAGCGTGCCGTTGCCGGCCAGCCGGGCCTGCCTGATCTCGAAGGTCTGCCGCCGATGTTTCGCGAGTTCTTCGAGCGCAGCATTCCGCAGATGCCGCGCAATCCGGGCGGTCGCCAGCGCGAAGCGCAGTCACTGGGCTCCGGCTTCATCATCTCGCCGGATGGCTACATCATGACCAACAACCACGTGGTTGCCGATGCCGACGAGATCATCGTGCGTCTGTCCGATCGCAGCGAGCTGGAAGCCAGGCTGATTGGTGCCGATCCGCGCAGCGACGTCGCGCTGCTCAAGGTCGAAGGCAAGAACCTGCCTGTAGTGCGCCTGGGCAAGGCCGATGACCTGAAGGTTGGCGAATGGGTGCTGGCTATCGGTTCGCCGTTCGGTTTCGATCACTCGGTGACCGCCGGTATCGTCAGTGCCAAGGGGCGTAACCTGCCGAGCGACAGCTACGTGCCGTTCATCCAGACCGATGTGGCGATCAATCCGGGTAACTCCGGCGGCCCGCTGTTCAATCTGCAAGGGGAAGTCGTGGGCATCAACTCGCAGATATTCACCCGTTCCGGTGGGTTCATGGGGCTGTCCTTCGCCATTCCGATGGAAGTGGCCATGCAGGTGGCCGATCAGCTCAAGGCCGACGGCAAGGTCACTCGTGGCTGGCTTGGCGTGGTGATTCAGGAAGTGAACAAGGACCTCGCCGAATCCTTCGGTCTGGACAAGCCGGCCGGCGCACTGGTTGCCCAGGTGCTGGAAGACGGTCCGGCAGACAAAGGTGGCCTGCAGGTGGGGGACGTGATTCTCAACCTCAATGGCAAGCCGATCATCATGTCCGCCGATCTGCCGCATCTGGTCGGCGGACTGAAGCCGGGACAGAAGGCAGAGCTGGATGTGGTGCGTGACGGTTCGCGCAAGAAACTCAGCGTCACCGTCGGCACGTTGCCGGAAGAGGGACAGGAGCTGGCCGCGTCGGGTCCGGCGCAGGGCGGTGAGCGCAGCAGCAATCGCCTGGGTGTGACGGTGGTCGAACTGACGGCCGAGCAGAAGAAAGGTCTCGACCTGAAGGGCGGCGTCGTGGTCAAGGAGGTGCTGAATGGTCCTGCGGCCATGATCGGCCTGCGTCCTGGCGACGTGATCACTCACCTGAACAATCAGGCTATCGATTCCACTCGCACCTTCACTCAGGTGGCGCAGGAGCTGCCGAAGAACCGTTCGGTATCCATGCGTGTGCTGCGTCAGGGGCGAGCCAGCTTCATCACCTTCAAGCTGGCTGAGTAA
- a CDS encoding SoxR reducing system RseC family protein — protein sequence MIEEQGRVVALEPGAVWVETLRKSTCSSCSANAACGQGLMDRLGVGRQRGYVRALSQMQLAVGDTVIIGVREDLLVRSSLLVYLLPLLGLFAAALLADGLGLSEPQVILCGLLGLSATWLMVRWRAARVAENPFLQPVVLRTLLVPVSAAG from the coding sequence ATGATCGAAGAACAGGGGCGTGTAGTGGCGCTCGAGCCCGGCGCTGTCTGGGTCGAGACATTGCGCAAGAGCACCTGTTCGAGCTGTTCGGCCAATGCCGCCTGTGGCCAGGGGCTGATGGATCGCCTGGGTGTGGGGCGGCAGCGCGGTTACGTCCGCGCGCTCAGTCAGATGCAGCTGGCGGTTGGCGATACCGTGATCATTGGTGTGCGCGAAGATCTGCTGGTGCGCAGTTCCCTGCTGGTTTATCTGCTTCCGCTTCTCGGCCTGTTCGCTGCTGCACTGCTGGCGGACGGCCTGGGCCTTTCCGAGCCGCAGGTGATTCTCTGTGGCCTGCTGGGCCTGTCCGCCACTTGGCTGATGGTCCGCTGGCGTGCTGCTCGCGTCGCCGAGAACCCCTTCTTGCAACCTGTTGTCCTACGTACGCTGCTGGTGCCTGTATCAGCGGCGGGTTGA
- the lepA gene encoding translation elongation factor 4, with protein MSDLSHIRNFSIIAHIDHGKSTLADRFIQMCGGLAAREMEAQVLDSMDLERERGITIKAHSVTLHYKAKDGKTYQLNFIDTPGHVDFTYEVSRSLAACEGALLVVDAGQGVEAQSVANCYTAIEQGLEVMPVLNKMDLPQADPDRVKEEIEKIIGIDATDAVACSAKSGMGVDEVLERLVHTIPAPEGEIDAPLQALIIDSWFDNYLGVVSLVRVRQGRVKKGDKILVKSTGKVHLVDSVGVFTPKHTATADLKAGEVGFIIASIKDIHGAPVGDTLTLSSTPEVEVLPGFQKIQPQVYAGLFPVSSDDFEDFRDALQKLTLNDSSLQYMPESSDALGFGFRCGFLGMLHMEIIQERLEREYDLDLITTAPSVIYEIELKTGETITVDNPSKLPDVSSVADFREPIVTATILVPQEHLGNVITLCIEKRGVQRDMQFLGSQVQVRYDLPMNEVVLDFFDRLKSTSRGYASLDYHFDRYQSANLVKLDVLINGDKVDALALIVHRDNAAYKGRALTEKMKELIPRQMFDVAIQAAIGGQIIARTTVKALRKNVLAKCYGGDVSRKKKLLEKQKAGKKRMKQVGNVEIPQEAFLAVLRLDS; from the coding sequence GTGAGTGACCTGAGTCATATCCGCAATTTTTCCATCATTGCCCACATCGACCACGGCAAGTCCACCCTGGCTGACCGTTTCATCCAGATGTGCGGCGGTCTTGCCGCGCGTGAAATGGAGGCTCAGGTACTGGACTCCATGGATCTTGAGCGTGAGCGCGGCATCACCATCAAGGCCCATAGCGTCACCCTTCACTACAAGGCGAAGGACGGCAAGACCTATCAGCTGAACTTCATCGATACCCCCGGCCACGTCGACTTCACCTACGAGGTTTCGCGCTCGTTGGCGGCGTGCGAGGGCGCGCTGCTGGTGGTGGACGCAGGTCAGGGCGTGGAAGCCCAGTCGGTTGCCAACTGCTACACCGCCATCGAGCAGGGCCTGGAAGTGATGCCCGTGCTGAACAAGATGGACCTGCCCCAGGCCGACCCGGACCGCGTCAAGGAAGAGATCGAGAAGATCATCGGCATCGACGCTACCGACGCCGTGGCCTGCAGCGCAAAGAGCGGCATGGGCGTGGACGAGGTGCTCGAGCGTCTGGTGCATACCATCCCTGCGCCCGAGGGCGAGATCGACGCTCCGTTGCAGGCTCTGATCATCGACTCCTGGTTCGACAACTATCTGGGCGTTGTCTCGCTGGTGCGTGTACGCCAGGGGCGCGTCAAGAAGGGCGACAAGATTCTGGTCAAGTCCACTGGCAAGGTGCACCTGGTCGACAGCGTCGGTGTATTCACTCCGAAACACACTGCCACCGCAGACCTCAAGGCCGGCGAAGTGGGCTTCATCATCGCCAGCATCAAGGACATTCACGGCGCGCCGGTCGGCGATACCCTGACCCTGTCCTCGACTCCCGAGGTTGAAGTGCTGCCGGGCTTCCAGAAGATCCAGCCGCAGGTCTACGCCGGCCTGTTCCCGGTCAGCTCCGACGATTTCGAGGACTTCCGCGATGCTCTGCAGAAGCTGACCCTCAACGACTCGTCGCTGCAGTACATGCCGGAAAGCTCCGACGCTCTGGGCTTCGGCTTCCGTTGCGGCTTCCTCGGCATGCTGCACATGGAGATCATCCAGGAGCGCCTGGAGCGCGAGTACGACCTGGATCTGATCACCACCGCGCCGAGCGTGATCTACGAGATCGAGCTCAAAACGGGTGAAACCATCACGGTAGACAACCCCTCCAAGTTGCCGGACGTTTCGTCCGTGGCCGACTTCCGCGAGCCGATCGTCACCGCGACCATCCTGGTGCCTCAGGAACACCTGGGTAACGTCATCACCCTGTGCATCGAGAAACGCGGCGTGCAGCGCGACATGCAGTTCCTCGGTTCTCAGGTTCAGGTTCGTTATGACCTGCCGATGAACGAAGTGGTGCTGGACTTCTTCGATCGCCTGAAGTCGACCAGCCGTGGCTATGCGTCGCTGGACTATCATTTCGACCGCTACCAGTCGGCCAATCTGGTCAAGCTGGACGTGCTGATCAACGGCGACAAGGTCGATGCCCTTGCATTGATCGTTCACCGTGACAACGCGGCCTACAAGGGCCGCGCGTTGACCGAGAAGATGAAGGAACTGATTCCTCGGCAGATGTTCGACGTGGCGATCCAGGCAGCCATTGGCGGCCAGATCATCGCGCGGACCACTGTCAAGGCGCTCAGAAAGAACGTACTGGCCAAGTGTTACGGTGGCGACGTGAGCCGTAAGAAGAAGCTGCTCGAGAAGCAGAAGGCCGGTAAGAAACGCATGAAGCAGGTCGGCAACGTGGAAATTCCACAGGAAGCCTTCCTCGCTGTGCTCAGGTTGGATAGCTAA
- the recO gene encoding DNA repair protein RecO translates to MTSAAYVLHSRPYKESSALVDFFTAQGRVRAVLRAARGKVGSIARPFAPLELELRGRGELKTVGRLESAGIPLLLSGEALFSGLYLNELLIRLLPAEDPHPAMLEHYGLTLQALAAGRALEPLLRAFEWRLLDELGYGFALDRDQHEQPIDPTALYRWQQDIGLVPVVQLQPGVFQGRELLAMAEADWQTPGALAAAKRLMRQALAPHLGGRPLVSRELFMTLKESKRD, encoded by the coding sequence ATGACCTCTGCCGCCTACGTTCTGCATAGTCGCCCGTACAAGGAAAGCAGTGCCCTGGTGGATTTCTTCACCGCCCAGGGGCGCGTCCGTGCGGTGCTGCGCGCAGCACGCGGCAAGGTAGGCAGCATTGCCCGGCCTTTTGCCCCGCTGGAACTGGAGCTGCGCGGGCGCGGTGAGTTGAAGACCGTCGGCCGTCTGGAAAGCGCCGGTATCCCGCTGCTGCTGTCCGGTGAGGCGCTGTTCTCCGGTCTCTATCTCAACGAACTGCTTATTCGCCTGCTGCCGGCCGAAGATCCGCACCCTGCAATGCTCGAACACTACGGTCTGACCCTGCAGGCGCTGGCGGCCGGCCGAGCGCTGGAGCCGCTGCTGCGTGCATTCGAATGGCGCCTGCTGGACGAGCTGGGCTATGGTTTCGCCCTGGATCGTGACCAGCATGAACAACCCATCGACCCTACGGCGCTGTATCGCTGGCAGCAGGACATCGGTCTGGTGCCGGTGGTACAACTGCAGCCTGGCGTGTTTCAGGGGCGCGAACTGCTGGCCATGGCCGAAGCCGACTGGCAGACGCCGGGTGCGCTGGCCGCGGCCAAGCGCCTGATGCGCCAGGCTCTGGCACCCCATCTCGGCGGCAGGCCCCTGGTCAGCCGCGAACTTTTCATGACGCTCAAGGAGTCCAAGCGTGACTGA
- a CDS encoding DUF4845 domain-containing protein → MTFARSQQGLSILGWLVVLAVVAFFASTGFKVLPHYLDYMSMEKIITSVETDKAADVRTVGEFYNHVSKGMQVNNIRDLNMRDALEVKVENNEFRVHLKYEKREPLIENLDLVVNFDKEFRVRMP, encoded by the coding sequence ATGACTTTCGCGCGCTCGCAGCAGGGGCTTTCCATTCTGGGTTGGCTGGTGGTTCTGGCGGTGGTGGCATTCTTCGCCAGTACTGGCTTCAAGGTGCTGCCGCATTACCTGGACTACATGTCCATGGAGAAGATCATTACATCGGTGGAAACCGACAAGGCGGCGGATGTACGCACCGTCGGCGAGTTTTACAACCACGTCAGCAAGGGTATGCAGGTCAACAACATTCGTGACCTGAACATGCGCGACGCTCTGGAGGTCAAGGTGGAAAACAACGAGTTCCGCGTCCACCTCAAATATGAAAAACGCGAGCCGCTGATCGAGAACCTCGATCTGGTGGTGAATTTCGACAAAGAATTTCGTGTACGGATGCCGTGA
- a CDS encoding sigma-E factor negative regulatory protein: MSRETLQESLSAVMDNEADELELRRVLAASENGELRGTWSRYQIARAAMHRELLVPQLDIASAVSAALADEAIPARKTPIWRSVGRVAVAASVTVAVLAGVRFYNQDDLSGAQLAQQDASPVLSVPQVQGPALLAGYRSSEEAGEPAQVGTASWHEQRLPNYLRQHAQEAVMGTGETALPYARAASLENR; the protein is encoded by the coding sequence ATGAGTCGTGAAACCCTGCAGGAATCGCTGTCCGCGGTGATGGATAACGAAGCGGACGAACTGGAACTGCGACGTGTGCTCGCAGCCAGCGAGAATGGCGAGCTGCGTGGCACCTGGTCGCGTTACCAGATCGCCCGTGCAGCCATGCACCGTGAGTTGCTGGTACCGCAACTGGACATCGCATCTGCGGTTTCCGCGGCATTGGCCGACGAAGCCATTCCGGCGCGCAAGACGCCGATCTGGCGCAGCGTCGGGCGAGTAGCCGTGGCGGCCTCGGTGACCGTTGCTGTGCTGGCTGGGGTGCGTTTTTACAATCAGGATGACCTGAGCGGCGCTCAGCTGGCTCAACAGGATGCTTCTCCGGTACTCTCGGTACCGCAGGTGCAGGGGCCAGCGTTGCTCGCCGGCTATCGCAGCAGCGAAGAAGCTGGTGAACCTGCCCAGGTCGGCACTGCCAGCTGGCATGAGCAGCGCCTGCCGAACTATCTGCGCCAGCATGCGCAGGAAGCCGTGATGGGTACCGGTGAAACCGCTCTGCCTTATGCTCGTGCTGCGAGCCTGGAAAACCGCTAA